From the genome of Pseudomonas sp. WJP1:
CATCGCCACCCCGGTGTACAGCAGCAGGCTGCCGGCCTTTTCCAGGCGCGGCAGCGATTCGCGGACGATGCGCTGCGACAAGTATTCCCCGAGCGTGCCACCGCCATGGCGATAAGCACGCTGCTGGCTGTCGTTCATGTAGGGCGGATTGGCAATGATCAAGTCGAACTGCCCTTCGACACAGCCCAGTACGTCGCTGTGATAAACGCTGACATTGCCGGTGTCGGCCAGCTCGGCATTCACCGCCGTCAACCGCAATGCCCGTGGATTCATATCCACCGCCAGCACCTCGGCCTCCGGTCGGGCACACGCGACGACCAACGCACCGATGCCGGCCCCGCAGCCGATGTCCACCACCCGCCGCACGGGCCCGGAGCACTTTTGCAAGTATGCTTCGATCAATTGGGCAAAGCGGTAGCTGTCGGGCCCGAAAAACACCGAATCGGGCTGCGTGGTCGGGTACGCCGAATGGGCAATCAACAAGTGCCCGAGGCTCGACCAGCGCACCGTGCTACGCCATAGCGAACCCTCCTTTTCGACGATGTGCGCCTGCTGCAGGCCAGCCAGTTCTTGCGGTGAAAACAGCGTGTGTTCGAAGGGCATCGACCAACCGAATACATCACGCAGGTCCTTGGCCAAGGCCGGTGCGAAGCG
Proteins encoded in this window:
- a CDS encoding class I SAM-dependent methyltransferase, which codes for MSVQQIADRTLLELGRRLVAEGYRFITPTPLTHERVCQRFAPALAKDLRDVFGWSMPFEHTLFSPQELAGLQQAHIVEKEGSLWRSTVRWSSLGHLLIAHSAYPTTQPDSVFFGPDSYRFAQLIEAYLQKCSGPVRRVVDIGCGAGIGALVVACARPEAEVLAVDMNPRALRLTAVNAELADTGNVSVYHSDVLGCVEGQFDLIIANPPYMNDSQQRAYRHGGGTLGEYLSQRIVRESLPRLEKAGSLLLYTGVAMVDGTDPFLESIQPLLGDDRFSWTYRELDPDVFGEELLKPGYERVERIAVVALTVTRLR